One genomic window of Cydia fagiglandana chromosome 20, ilCydFagi1.1, whole genome shotgun sequence includes the following:
- the LOC134674435 gene encoding zinc finger protein 680-like, with the protein MPDLLVCRACLACRIPVYNILRTRYQEAFERMTAMSMADRVKPHALCAPCLETLDKCCRLQEKCAISEGILNSLLHQNQLTEDAITTVDRQQHNLVDTLPTFTLEAMRPNKVQKSKGIKNKTDSNTEPWETQKLVGPTDDPTPNTKSGKRQISENPMDETVLRIETDKTQNLEDLTHVVVKTEPDITPENPTNNIMAWIESGKRQISENPMNETVLRIETDKPQSLEDVSHVVVKTEPEKTPENPTNNIMAWIEPGKIQWPEEPSLCQMVKIEPGLSQSFEVTVNMKPSTSNFVKEPFNQSNHTISIETVKLKETPYIQIDAGKLLKNVKSEEESLVEIYEMNQPIDIEFSQESDDKNNIKGILASHSSKDVKDVKVHFIEKFKVDSRRIKKVSSVKCEANKLKTPKQTPTNKSYQCHKCYYQTPYKKRLTYHMKKHSGFVICAVCDYQCATKSRLVSHLRVHTKERPYICKLCNKGFTELCSLTKHMNLHKGVKPYKCLWCAYEAASKNHLDRHIKRHTGDKRFKCELCEYACVQKCDLKRHGKIHENERARSFKRVAPVIIKAVSIAKE; encoded by the exons ATGGCAGACCGCGTCAAGCCACACGCGCTCTGTGCCCCCTGTTTGGAGACCCTGGACAAGTGCTGCAGACTGCAGGAGAAATGTGCCATCTCAGAAGGCATCCTGAACTCGTTGCTGCATCAGAACCAG CTCACTGAAGACGCCATTACCACAGTCGATCGACAGCAGCACAACTTAGTTGATACCCTTCCAACCTTCACACTGGAGGCTATGAGGCCGAATAAAGTTCAAAAGTCGAAAGGTATCAAGAATAAGACAGACTCTAATACTGAACCTTGGGAGACCCAAAAGCTTGTAGGTCCGACCGATGATCCCACGCCTAATACAAAGTCTGGTAAAAGGCAAATCTCAGAAAATCCAATGGACGAAACTGTGCTTAGGATTGAGACTGATAAAACACAAAATCTTGAAGATCTGACACATGTCGTAGTTAAAACAGAACCTGACATAACTCCAGAAAATCCTACAAATAATATCATGGCTTGGATCGAGTCTGGTAAAAGGCAAATCTCAGAAAATCCAATGAACGAAACTGTGCTTAGGATTGAGACTGATAAACCTCAAAGTCTTGAAGATGTGTCACATGTCGTAGTTAAAACAGAACCTGAGAAAACACCAGAAAATCCTACAAATAATATCATGGCCTGGATCGAGCCTGGTAAAATACAATGGCCTGAAGAACCGAGTCTGTGTCAGATGGTTAAGATTGAGCCTGGATTATCGCAGAGTTTTGAAGTGACTGTTAACATGAAGCCATCAACGAGTAATTTTGTCAAAGAACCATTCAACCAATCTAACCACACCATATCTATAGAAACAGTAAAGCTTAAAGAGACGCCGTATATCCAAATTGATGCaggaaaattattaaaaaatgtaaaatcagAAGAAGAAAGTTTAGTGGAAATTTATGAAATGAACCAACCCATTGACATTGAATTTAGCCAAGAAAGCgatgataaaaataatataaaaggtATTCTAGCTTCACACTCAAGCAAAGATGTAAAGGATGTTAAAGTACATTTTATAGAAAAGTTTAAGGTAGATAGTAGAAGAATAAAAAAGGTATCGAGTGTTAAATGTGAGGCGAATAAACTAAAAACTCCAAAGCAAACACCAACAAATAAATCTTACCAATGCCACAAATGCTACTACCaaactccatacaaaaagagactAACGTACCATATGAAGAAACACTCAGGATTCGTCATATGCGCTGTCTGTGATTACCAATGTGCTACAAAAAGTAGATTAGTGTCCCACCTTCGTGTACACACTAAAGAACGTCCATACATATGCAAATTATGTAACAAAGGATTCACTGAACTGTGTAGTTTAACCAAACACATGAATTTGCATAAGGGAGTGAAACCTTATAAATGTTTGTGGTGTGCATATGAGGCTGCTAGTAAGAATCATTTGGACAGACATATCAAAAGGCACACAGGCGATAAGCGGTTTAAATGTGAGCTGTGTGAGTACGCGTGTGTGCAGAAGTGCGATTTGAAGAGGCATGGTAAAATTCATGAGAATGAGCGAGCTCGGTCCTTCAAAAGGGTAGCTCCGGTCATTATAAAGGCTGTTAGCATAGCTAAggaataa